Part of the Kineococcus aurantiacus genome, CTGGGCCGCGGTCGTGGCCGTCGGCCCGCACGTCCGGCAGGTCGCCACGGGCGACAAGGTCCTGTTCGACCCCGAGGACAAGGCCGAGGTCGAGCTGCACGGCAAGGGGTACACGCTCCTGCGCGAGCGCGACCTGCACGCCGTGGCCGCGCCCGGGGACACGGACGGCGGCACCGGGCTGTACCTCTGAACCGGTACTCCCCGCTCGACGCCGCCGGCCCCACGCCGTGGGAGATGGTCCGGTCCGTGCCGCGGATCCTGCGGGCCCCGCACCTGTTCCTCACCGACGTCGGCGCCCGGCACGGGCCGCTGGCGGCGATCCCGTTGCCCCGCACGCCCGTGCTGGTCCTCGCCGACCCCGCCGGGGTCCGCCGCGTCCTGGTCGACAACGCCCGCGCCTACGGCAAGGCGACGGTCCAGTACTCCGCGCTGGCGACGGTCACGGGCCCGGGGCTGCTGGCCGGGGACGGGACGCGCTGGCGCACCCACCGCCGCGTCGTGCAGCCGGCGTTCCACCACGGCGGGCTGCGCGACGTCGCCGGGCACGCCGTGCACGCCGGGCGGCAGCTGGCCGCCGAGGCCGACGCGCTGCCGGCCGGCACCCCCCTGGAGGTGCTGGCGGCCACGTCCCGCGCGGGCCTGGAGGTGGTGGGGCACACCCTGGCCGCCGCGGACCTGTCCCGGGACGCCCCGGCGCTCGTGGAGGCCGTCGGGCGCGCCCTCGAACTCGTCGTGCGGCGCGCCGCGAGCCCGGTGCCGGCCACCTGGCCCACGCCCGCGAGGCGGCGGCTGGCCCGGGAGGTGGCCGCGGTCGACGCGATCTGCGCGCGCATCGTCACCGACCGCGCGGCCCGGTCCGTGGAGGACCCGCGCGACCTGGTGGGGCTCATGCTCGCCGCCGGGATGGACGACCGGCAGATCCGCGACGAGCTGGTGACGTTCGTCGTCGCCGGCCACGAGACCGTCGCCAGCTCCCTCACGTGGACGCTGGACCTGCTGTCCCGCAACCCCTCGGCGCTGGCCGCGGTCCACGACGAGCTGGCCGGGCTGGACGCGGACCCGACGTGGGACGACGTGCCCCGCCTGCCGTACCTGCGCGCGTGCGTCGACGAGGCCCTGCGGCTCTACCCGCCGGCGTGGGTGATCACCCGCCGGGCGCTGGCCGACGACGTCGTCGCCGGGACCG contains:
- a CDS encoding GroES family chaperonin — encoded protein: MLHDRVLVLPDDAAERKSSAGILIPATAAVGKRLSWAAVVAVGPHVRQVATGDKVLFDPEDKAEVELHGKGYTLLRERDLHAVAAPGDTDGGTGLYL
- a CDS encoding cytochrome P450; its protein translation is MNRYSPLDAAGPTPWEMVRSVPRILRAPHLFLTDVGARHGPLAAIPLPRTPVLVLADPAGVRRVLVDNARAYGKATVQYSALATVTGPGLLAGDGTRWRTHRRVVQPAFHHGGLRDVAGHAVHAGRQLAAEADALPAGTPLEVLAATSRAGLEVVGHTLAAADLSRDAPALVEAVGRALELVVRRAASPVPATWPTPARRRLAREVAAVDAICARIVTDRAARSVEDPRDLVGLMLAAGMDDRQIRDELVTFVVAGHETVASSLTWTLDLLSRNPSALAAVHDELAGLDADPTWDDVPRLPYLRACVDEALRLYPPAWVITRRALADDVVAGTAVPAGTLVIVCTWALHRDGSLWEAPGEFRPERFLGAERRDHYVPFGAGPRLCIGRDLALVEEVLVLATLLRTHTVRPVGPPPRVDALVTLRPRGGLPLHVTRRCADRVV